A genomic segment from Glycine max cultivar Williams 82 chromosome 1, Glycine_max_v4.0, whole genome shotgun sequence encodes:
- the LOC106794371 gene encoding glycine-rich protein HC1-like — MAVSGGIDGGGGCYGNDGSSGDGGGGDNDGGGDDDGCGGGSNDNDGVVVVAMAIVTMMMIGLVAITMVMTTMMVVVA; from the exons ATGGCGGTGAGTGGTGGAATTGACGGTGGTGGTGGTTGTTATGGCAATGATGGTAGTAGTGGCGACGGTGGTGGTGGAGACAATG ATGGTGGTGGCGACGACGATGGTTGTGGTGGTGGCAGCAACGACAACGACGGGGTTGTGGTGGTGGCAATGGCAATagtgacaatgatgatgataGGGTTGGTGGCGATAACAATGGTGATGACTAcaatgatggtggtggtggcatGA